Genomic DNA from Solanum pennellii chromosome 3, SPENNV200:
GAGGAGCGAAAGAAATAGTTTTGGTTCAAAAAATTCTTCAaatgttttgaaatattaaCTATTAAAATGATTACTGATCCAATCAGATAATGACATTGCCCTGCCTGCAAAGATGGTCTTGATGAAATCAGGGGCTTCACAAGATTTCGGTCAATATTGTCCcatacaaaaataaaaggtGAGCCAAGGTATGAATTTCACAGAGATCCTGCTCAGCTTATAGAGGGAGCTACGTATGAGAAGCTGCATATGACAAGAATACATGTCTTTTAGAATAATAAAGGCTcatgatattttaattattcttcatgaacactacaccattttaggtctacggcaacactaaatctggacaacgcttataaagtgttgcctaaaatacttttgggaccacttttaaagtgtaaccaaagattttgactttttagctacattaattttagcaacacatttaaagtgtactctttaatgggataacctacactttataagtgttgttatagttggcaacaattatttacatgaatggccacacttttaaagtgtcttatttttataattgtaaatacaacacattaaaaatgtgGCCTTAGTGTTTTCACCAAATTTTTATATGCCctccaacattttaacattaaaatttcatctccctcccatttttatttggccaaaaaaattaaacattaaagaaaaattaaaaagaataaaacattaaagaaataaaaaaaggcCACATTTCCTAAAACTTCAGCTGAAGCTTCCATTTTCAGCTGAAGAACACCATTCGCGGTAACTGAAGAAGGATCGAAGAACAGAAGAAATCAGCTGTTGTTCAAGATTGGAGAACACCATTCATCACATTTATGTTAAACTTCAACTGAAGAACACCATTTTCAGCTGAAAAATCAAAGAGCACTGCGATTTCTCTGAACATGAACTGAAGAAGACGATTATCCTCTCAGCTTCGTTGTTCAAGATTGGAGAGCTAAGAAGAcgattttcttcaaagatttctGGGTAAACTGCTGTTCCATCagatttccttttgaaaattgaaagaaaatgcttCACAAATCAATATGCCTCATGTCTTAAAGGTTTAGTTTGTTGGAATAGAGTTTATAAGGTAAGAGATTTTACCTTCAAAAGTCTAAATTATAgcattaaaatttttatatgcttGTATGTCAGTCAAAAATTGATGTTAGGGTTTTTATGTTCTTGTGTTGTTGAGAcgaattttgttgattttgggAGTTTAGTTTATAGTTGTATTACGTATAAATGGGCAGATTATCTTTGACTCACTAGTTTTTGCTCTTGAATGTTGAATGTAGAAGCTGAAGCTAAGTCGCCTTTATATGAAGAACTGAGTTGTAGATAAGTCGTCTTTCTTCGAAGAACTAAATTGTTGAAGCTGGCGATACCTACGATATTTTGTCCCTAATATAGATTTCGTCAACTGTAAGTAGCTACTCTACATgaatttgaaatgtttttaatgtcTTTTTTAATGTCACTGTTTTTTTAGTCTTCCTGAGTTCATAGTTGTGCTCACCTTAAGCTTGGTTTGTTCCTTTGTTTACCACATTGATTATGTCTTATAGCTATTTGCTTGTAAAATGTTTCTTTTTCCGACTACATGCCTTGAAGTGTTATAAgtcattttgttgtttctctattgcattttcaagtttacaTTAGAAACTTTAGTTGAATATTTCTTAGTTGTTTTGGGATCACCTCGTAGTATGAATTTGCTAAACTTTCTTTGTATTTTGAGTTGCACTATATAGAAAATGAATCATATGCCTTAGAGATAGACGGTATAggatatatttttcaagtctAGAAGGGGTAGAGAGGGAGTGATACGCGCAAACTTACTTctatgagaaagagtaaaatccgaaagttcgcttgattaataaacaaaaatcaccaacactcaatgataaaagtctcaagataacctaataatacagagtctaactaataatccagcgtctaacaatgcggagtctaacctcaaaacgaggtttttctaactatttatagaaaataaaaaacctaattaagcaaggattctatttgctggaaatctgtcaaaacggggctgggtcaacggacctcgcgacggatcgtcgtggaaACGACACACCGTCATGGACTtcatcgtcccatacttgtgcaatttcttctgctgctctcttcattaccctcgatggcAAGTATGACCGAtcgtcacagacacgacggtccgtcgagggtcttcgttccaaaacacttaaactcttggaatatgggtactgggattacttctctgaacttcatgacgaacctgcaggacggaccgtcatagacacgacggaccgtcatggactccgtaaccccacacttagtcagacttccccatcttccttcagcagctgcactacgctgccacctacggaccgtcacaagcacgacggaccgtcacaacctccgtaggtggtctcttctgcatttcttcgctcaaaatctccgcatttatctatggacagatttcctacaaataaggagaaacttatataaaaattagcacaaaaaggcttttggacacactaaaattaaggaaaaagtattaataataccgtgaaaccacggtatatcagggAGCAGTAAGTGTTGAGAGTGTTTTACAAGAGCTGGACATTGATTGTAGTACAAAAGGTATGTTTTAAACCTTGTAAGATTTAGAActcattataaaagaaatatcttaTTTCATGTCTGTTACATCAATCTAGAAATGTTGAAGCCAAAAAAAGTTCGAGGACATACAACATGTAAGGATATTAATGcaagaaatttggaagaaagaaaggaggtgACATTTGATAAAGGACAAGCGGTGGGTCCAACTAATAAGATAGTTTCACAATTAAGTAACTTTATAGGAACAATTGCAAGGAATCCTAGATTCATCAGCTTGATGTACACTAGTTTGCATGTGGTGCCAAAGGATACTAATAAGAGCATGTGGGAATACGTCAATGTAAAAACAACCACTCttgagaattaatttttttttacttactgaaactaaatatattttattttgcatagTCCAAATTTCTACTTCCAGTAGAAGGAAAGAAGTGGGTGATAACTGGTCTTCGTGATGCTTGGAGGCGACacaagcaaaaaattaaaaagattttttttgataaaaacagtACCATTGAGGATATGCTAGCAAAATGTCTTGATGGCATTCCACATAATCAATTCCGCCAGTTGATCGAGTATTGGAAACACCCAACTGTTCAAGTAAGTTTAAAATGGTGCATTTCCACTCATCGACTAATTTTGTTTCATATCTATTCTTTTTATACATATCAATTCAATTATCTCTTTGTTTTTAACAATAGGCTATATGCGAGATGAATTCTCAAAacaggaaaaaacaaaagtggAGGCATCGAATGGGACCTATTAATTTTGCTAGAGTACGCGTGGCATTGGTAATACTTAGCTGacatttcatacaaaattttattttcatttttttgtactttataaGAACTTactgatttttaaaaatttcttttgatataatctGTAGCGTGCAGCCAAAGACAACAACGAAGAACCATCAAAGCCTGAAATATTTATTGCAACTCGTACCAAGACGGGAAAGGAAATCCAGGCTGATACCCAAGTTGCAATAGTAAGTTTTTCAAAGAGGATTATTAGTGAAGTTTATTCAGACTTACCATTTATATTGTGGGGAGTTTGactacattaaattttaatcacgtatgccttcttcttcttcttcttcttgtgcaAGTTCGAGGAGATATCAAATATTTGTCGacattgtttaattattttttatgaaaagttttcatAATGTTTTAATGCTTGATCGCTATCATAGGATTGTAAATGAAGTAGTACTTACAATTCACTATGGATgccaattttattcaataggCTGAACTTCAAAATCACCAAAATTCTGGGGAAACAACTGATGATGCATTTATGGCAGTGTTTAGAAAGGAGCAGCCTGGTCGAGTTAGGTGCTATGGTAGATCAGTGACAACAAGttctttgaagaaagatgaGGAAATTAACAATCTAAAACAAAAGCGTGCCGATGAAATCACTTCTCTAAAGGAAGAATTGAGAGAAGAAATGCGACATTTGTTCACTCAATTGCTGCAAAACAACCCTGGATTGAATTTTCAAGATATACCAGGGTGTGTTGGATCTAACCTTGCTTCACCTATTGATGCAAGTACTGCACAAGCTGTAAGAGGCACAAATCTTCCATATTCTTCGGGGTCAGCTCAAGATTCGgttcttcaaaaggtattttgtatttcaaattctcTGTTAATAGTGTCAATACTGTTTTTCTTCTAGTTTAGTTGGTGTTCTTGGtaatgaaattcaaaacttatttttacttgtctaaGTTTAGTCCACCAATTTATAACGGTtaagaatatttttgtttttggtttatGCATTCGAATCGTTAGTTGAATAACTGTTCATTTAGTATTGTGCAATTGAGGAGTCTGTGGCTAACACATTATGTTTTATGGAAGATGCCAATGGTGttcatttaaaaaatgatgACACTATTTTCTACCTTTAGCTTCTGAATCCAGCTCATTGTAAAGGATATTGTAGCTGGTCTTTTAATGGTCTTTCTGCACCTTTATGAAGCTATtgctattttattaatattggtGTCTGTTAGCTAGGTGGTTGTGGCTGTTAGTATTAATGTGCTGCAGCCTGTGATTAAAATGTCTACATGCTAGACAATTATAATACTATTGTTATTAGTATAGAGTTTAATGGTTTGCAAACCTTTACCTTTGTAGGGTAGAGAAACCATCTAGAGCTTAACCATTAATAGAAGATCTTGTGGGTAGATTTATTATGTTTGATAGATCCTTAATGGTTACTTGTTTAAACTACAGACAAGGCAGAGAATTTTGGAGAGGAAAATCTGCAGGGGATTTTCTTGCAGCCTGGTCCTCTATTTTTTGTTCACTGTCTGTTAAATCTTTACCTTGTTCAAGATTTTGTTTGTGTCTTTTTATAGCATTCCTTCTCTTCTTATTAAACATTTCTCTTGtctgtattttttgtttgtgacTTTTTTGTTCACTGGCTGATGATGAACCTTGCCCTAGAGATGCAGTCTGATGATGTTTGTGTCTTTTTTGTATGCACTAGAGATGCAGTTTGATGATGAACCTTGGCCTATGCTGCAgttctttgaaaatatcatgtcatgttgttatgtattgatttttgtggaCACTTCTAAACTATGTTATGAACCTTGCTTCCAGTAGTCATCACTTGTTTGTTTGAACTACTTGtgtgtaatttttacattgaagtttacaacagaagactgcacaaattaaacttttgaTGTTTAATTTTTGAGAGCCAACAGCAGAAGACTGCACAAATGTTGTAGTCCTtataatgtgtaatttttacattgaaattatatttagatTTGGATTGGTTGTCTTACAGTGAATTCTCTCTGATTATGCACTTCCACAATTAATTcacaaacttataattttatttcaaatgtgcaggaaaatgcAGGTAACTGAATTTGAATTTGGCCAGAAGTAAACTCGATCCATTGTggcaaaagatgaagaagttttTGTATTGTTGTCATATACGTTTGAATGACACTTTTGGATTTTTGGAACTTGTTGATATTAGAGATCTTTAAGCAATCACTTTCTAtgttttggttgtacatgaaNNNNNNNNNNNNNNNNNNNNNNNNNNNNNNNNNNNNNNNNNNNNNNNNNNNNNNNNNNNNNNNNNNNNNNNNNNNNNNNNNNNNNNNNNNNNNNNNNNNNNNNNNNNNNNNNNNNNNNNNNNNNNNNNNNNNNNNNNNNNNNNNNNNNNNNNNNNNNNNNNNNNNNNNNNNNNNNNNNNNNNNNNNNNNNNNNNNNNNNNNNNNNNNNNNNNNNNNNNNNNNNNNNNNNNNNNNNNNNNNNNNNNNNNNNNNNNNNNNNNNNNNNNNNNNNNNNNNNNNNNNNNNNNNNNNNNNNNNNNNNNNNNNNNNNNNNNNNNNNNNNNNNNNNNNNNNNNNNNNNNNNNNNNNNNNNNNNNNNNNNNNNNNNNNNNNNNNNNNNNNNNNNNNNNNNNNNNNNNNNNNNNNNNNNNNNNNNNNNNNNNNNNNNNNNNNNNNNNNNNNNNNNNNNNNNNNNNNNNNNNNNNNNNNNNNNNNNNNNNNNNNNNNNNNNNNNNNNNNNNNNNNNNNNNNNNNNNNNNNNNNNNNNNNNNNNNNNNNNNNNNNNNNNNNNNNNNNNNNNNNNNNNNNNNNNNNNNNNNNNNNNNNNNNNNNNNNNNNNNNNNNNNNNNNNNNNNNNNNNNNNNNNNNNNNNNNNNNNNNNNNNNNNNNNNNNNNNNNNNNNNNNNNNNNNNNNNNNNNNNNNNNNNNNNNNNNNNNNNNNNNNNNNNNNNNNNNNNNNNNNNNNNNNNNNNNNNNNNNNNNNNNNNNNNNNNNNNNNNNNNNNNNNNNNNNNNNNNNNNNNNNNNNNNNNNNNNNNNNNNNNNNNNNNNNNNNNNNNNNNNNNNNNNNNNNNNNNNNNNNNNNNNNNNNNNNNNNNNNNNNNNNNNNNNNNNNNNNNNNNNNNNNNNNNNNNNNNNNNNNNNNNNNNNNNNNNNNNNNNNNNNNNNNNNNNNNNNNNNNNNNNNNNNNNNNNNNNNNNNNNNNNNNNNNNNNNNNNNNNNNNNNNNNNNNNNNNNNNNNNNNNNNNNNNNNNNNNNNNNNNNNNNNNNNNNNNNNNNNNNNNNNNNNNNNNNNNNNNNNNNNNNNNNNNNNNNNNNNNNNNNNNNNNNNNNNNNNNNNNNNNNNNNNNNNNNNNNNNNNNNNNNNNNNNNNNNNNNNNNNNNNNNNNNNNNNNNNNNNNNNNNNNNNNNNNNNNNNNNNNNNNNNNNNNNNNNNNNNNNNNNNNNNNNNNNNNNNNNNNNNNNNNNNNNNNNNNNNNNATGAGATATAAaatcaacactttataagtgttgctatagatgagatataaagtaacaatttataagtgttgctatagctgacatataaagtaacaccttataagtgttgcaatagatgagatataaagttacactttataaatgttgcaatagatgaccaataaaaggcaacactttttaagtgtgaccaataaatctgaaaaggtaacgcttttaagtgtagtctaacaaaaaataggtgttgctaatgcacgtcttcaaagcgtgcccttatacctatttggctacgctttataagtgtagccaaagatggcaacatttaaaaagtgttgcctaatgtcaaaggttacgcttcttttgggcatcccctaaaaagtgttgctgaatgtccaaaagtgtagccttttatcaaaggccacactttttgctagtttaggctacacttacgtggtgttgctgtaggccgaaaatggtgtagtggaaTAATCTATCATTACATATTTTAACCTATAATTTAGTATTTCTCTATGATAATTCCCATGGGCCCTCAAAATAGGGAAAATTCATGTCCTTGAACGTCAGTTTGTTATATTTAATACTCTTAAGTTATTGCACTCATCATGATCAACTGAACATTCAGCTTTATATAGCACGAAGAAGACATAGGAATGAAGGCTCACCATCCATTAAGACATAGATCTATAGTATAATCTTTATGTCCCAAACTTTTATGTCAATATGGGTAATAAAGGATGATTCCTAGGTATTGGCAGAACAACTTAGTCCTTTTAACATCATATTAGTGGATTCATGTCAGCTAGTTGTTTGCACTTGGCAAGCTACGACACACTCTTTTAATTGTGGTACAAGTTTGAATCAATCTAGCTTTGATAGAGTACGATGGCATTAGTATTTCCCATAATTGAGTCTCATAATATTTCATTGATACAGTAttcagttattttttttatgcatttatTAATTGAATGTCAAATAGAATGACCGGCACATCATTTCATGTATTtcttatctatttattttaccATCAAAGatttataatatatgatttactCGAACTAGGGAATGTATCTAacacttaataatttttaaagtaatGACAATGTACCATCACATgcaatattatttaataatgtaGTTTCTGAAGCTCAACATTAAGCTCGCGAATAGTACGATTTCCAATTAGGTCATAATCGTGTTGGTATGTCCCTATCTTTCGAGGGAAGCcccttatttaatttatttagtcctattattttcaaacaattaCAATGAGTCATAGACCGTTCCATAGAACTCATTTTCATGGAGGCTTTCAGATATAATATTTTGAGGCTTATGTTTTTTggatatttatttcaattattagttttgtattttgaatttaatatgCCTTCTACATTCAGCTTCTACATCAATTACTTTTAGTCGTTATTTATACAAACCGTACTTTCATGTTTGATCGTGGCTTTACTTATTTTCACTTTTGATGCCCatttataatgataaattatgaAGAACAAAATTTTATGTCCTTTCAGGGTGGAACATTGTCTCTTTGTCAATGGTAAGCTCGATAAAGTCAAACCCCCCTAACAGTCGGCCTTATCTTAAGCGGACCCTTAGTTACTTATGTTGACCATGTTTCTATCAATTCAATTGGAAATAGTTATGAATAGTCATTCTTTTGTAAAGGGCTTTTGGGACTTTTCCCACGTCAATTTAAATCAAAACGATATAATTTTACCATCTATACTAATCCCTATATGAATTTCACAGAGATCTTGCTCAGCTTATAGAGGGAGCTACGTATGAGGAGTTGCATATGACAAGAATACATGTCTTTTAGAATAATCAAGGCTcatgatattttaattattcttcATGAATAATCAATCAATATATGTTTTAACCTATAATTTAGTATTTCTCTATGATAATTCCAATGGGCCCTCAAAATAGGGATAATTCATGTCCTTGAACGTCAGTTTGTTATATTTAATACTCTTAAGTTATAGCATTCGTCATGATCAACTGAACATTCAGCTTTATATAGCACGCAGAAGACATAGGAATGAAGGCTCACCATCCATTAAGACATAGATCTCTAGTAGAATCTTTATGTCCCAAACGTATATGTCAATATTGGGTAATAAAGGATTGATTCCTCGGTATTGGCAGAACAACTTAGTCCTTTTAACATCATATTAGTGGATTCATGTAAGTTAGTTGTTTGCACTTGGCAAGCTACGACGCGCTCTTTTAATTGTGGTACAAGTTTGAATCAATTTAGCTTTGATAGAGTACGATGGCATTAGTATTTCCCATAATTGAGTCTCATAATATTTCATGGATACAGTATtgagttatttttgttatgcatttattaattgaatttcTAATAGAATGACCGACACATCATTTCATGTATTtcttctctatttattttaccatcaaaatttataatatatgatttactCGAACTAGGGAATGTATCTAACACTCAATAGTTTTTAAAGTAATGACAATGTACCATCACAtgcaatattatttataatgtaGTTTCTGAAGCTCAACATTAAGCTCGTGAATAGTACGATTTCCAATTAGGTCATAATAGTGTTGGTATGTCCTTATCTTTCGAGGGCAGCcccttatttaatttatttagtcctattatttttaaaaaattacaattagTCATAGACCTTTCCATAGAACTCATTCTCATGGAGGCTTTCAGATATAATATTTTGAGGCTTATGttttttggataattttttcagttatttgttttgtattttgaatttaatatgCCTTCTATATTCAGCTTCTGCATCAATTACTTTTCGTCGTTGTTTATACAAACCGTACTTTCATGTTAGATCGTGGCTTTGCTTATTTTCACTTTTGATGCCCatttataatgataaattatgaGGAACAAAATTTTATGTCCTTTCAGGGTGGAACATTGTCTCTTTGTTAATTGTAAGCTCGATAAAGTCAAACCCCCCTAACAGTCACCCTTATCTTAAGCGGACCCTTAGTTACTTATGTTGACCAAGTTTATATCCATTTAATTGGAAATAGTTATGAAAAGTCATTCTTTTGTAAAGGGCTTTTGGGACTTTTCCTATGTTAATTTAAATCAAAACG
This window encodes:
- the LOC114076327 gene encoding uncharacterized protein LOC114076327 — encoded protein: MLAKCLDGIPHNQFRQLIEYWKHPTVQAICEMNSQNRKKQKWRHRMGPINFARVRVALRAAKDNNEEPSKPEIFIATRTKTGKEIQADTQVAIAELQNHQNSGETTDDAFMAVFRKEQPGRVRCYGRSVTTSSLKKDEEINNLKQKRADEITSLKEELREEMRHLFTQLLQNNPGLNFQDIPGCVGSNLASPIDASTAQAVRGTNLPYSSGSAQDSVLQKENAGN